A region from the Dendropsophus ebraccatus isolate aDenEbr1 chromosome 1, aDenEbr1.pat, whole genome shotgun sequence genome encodes:
- the LOC138779683 gene encoding protein kinase C delta type-like yields MEEEKEVVAGRKRVEKRKHLLDSSSDEKASIKKAKRSGGKRKRSDPGEKTSDIQGMDPAEYEDVITQGRGPKKRRTRDCSEDEKKPSMKTDVQKNKDLQEDPGGSGCSGVRPTGSSTISSSIKERLLFHQVLGQGSFGTVMMAEDTVTHHQYAVKMIRKSSLLTENVAEYMLVEKRVLQLASGSPFLVHAAFALQTKMHVLLGLQYESCGDFLQLLLTKGPFTINHARFYAAELVCGIQFLHAKGVIHRDLKPENILVADTGHIKITDFGLALDNMHGDRTATSYAGTMGYMAPEMLARKKYNAGVDWYSFGIIVNEMLTSEIDYDPSFFPRSSSVKNIIEQLLQKHPAKRLGVHGDIRGHPFFRRIDWVSVEALKPTPPFNPDPNNITPSFRPFKIDKIEAAEAKSSITPAAQDMFRGFSFVNWETLNRTPAQ; encoded by the exons atggaggaagagaaggaggtTGTTGCGGGGAGGAAGAGAGTGGAGAAGAGGAAACATCTTTTGGACTCATCATCGGATGAGAAGGCTTCAATCAAGAAGGCCAAAAGGAGCGGAGGTAAGAGGAAGAGATCGGACCCAGGAGAGAAGACGTCTGACATCCAAGGGATGGACCCAGCGGAGTATGAAGACGTCATCACCCAGGGGAGAGGACCCAAGAAGAGGAGGACCAGAGACTGCTCAGAGGATGAGAAGAAGCCATCAATGAAGACCGACGTGCAGAAGAACAAAGACCTGCAGGAGGACCCAGGAGGCTCAG GATGCAGCGGTGTTCGGCCAACTGGCTCCAGCACAATCTCCAGTTCCATCAAGGAGAGACTACTGTTCCACCAGGTGCTGGGCCAGGGAAGTTTCGGGACGGTCATGATGGCAGAAGATACTGTGACCCATCACCAGTATGCAGTGAAGATGATCAGGAAGAGTTCCCTGCTGACCGAGAACGTAGCGGAGTACATGTTGGTGGAGAAGCGCGTGCTGCAACTGGCATCTGGAAGCCCCTTCCTCGTCCACGCAGCTTTTGCATTACAGACCAAG ATGCATGTGCTACTTGGGCTGCAATACGAGAGCTGCGGGGACTTTCTACAACTTCTACTGACGAAGGGGCCCTTTACCATCAACCATGCCAG ATTCTACGCCGCCGAACTTGTATGCGGAATCCAGTTCCTGCACGCCAAGGGTGTCATCCACAG AGACCTGAAGCCCGAGAACATCCTGGTGGCTGATACGGGCCATATCAAGATCACCGATTTCGGTCTCGCACTTGACAACATGCACGGAGACCGAACAGCCACCAGCTACGCCGGAACGATGGGATACATGGCTCCTGAGATGCTGGCCCGGAAGAAATACAACGCCGGAGTTGACTGGTATTCGTTTGGTATTATCGTAAACGAAATGTTGACCAGTGAAATTGACTATGATCCATCATTCTTTCCTAGAAGTTCCTCCGTCAAGAACATCATTGAACAG CTTCTTCAGAAACATCCTGCCAAGCGCTTAGGAGTCCATGGAGACATCAGAGGACATCCCTTTTTCCGGCGTATCGATTGGGTCTCTGTGGAAGCCCTGAAACCGACTCCACCATTCAACCCTGAT CCGAACAACATCACGCCCAGCTTTAGACCATTCAAGATCGACAAGATCGAAGCAGCGGAGGCCAAGTCATCTATAACACCAGCCGCCCAGGACATGTTCCGAGGGTTTTCATTTGTCAACTGGGAAACCCTCAACAGGACACCAGCTCAATAG